One region of Clostridiales bacterium genomic DNA includes:
- a CDS encoding DegV family protein produces the protein MKIKISADSTCDLSPELIERYHIGITPLYIIRGEETLRDGIDVRPEELYEYANVTGKLCKTAAVNVSDYLAYFAACREEYDAVIHFTISSDMSACYQNACIAAQEFTNVYPVDSRNLSTGIGHLVLDAAEMAEQGMDAADIASALEKKREKLDVSFVIDTLEYLKRGGRCSALVAMSANLLHLKPCIEVKDGKMGVGHKYRGKLEKCYVQYIEERLKGRDDIDCHRIFITDSGCDEATWRELERVVRACQPFEEVIHTRAGCTVSNHCGPGCMGILYYHK, from the coding sequence ATGAAGATCAAAATTTCTGCCGACAGCACGTGCGATCTTTCGCCGGAGCTGATCGAGCGCTACCACATCGGCATCACGCCGCTGTACATCATCCGCGGCGAGGAGACCCTGCGCGACGGCATCGACGTGCGTCCCGAGGAGCTCTACGAGTACGCAAATGTCACGGGCAAGCTCTGCAAGACCGCGGCGGTGAACGTGTCGGACTATCTGGCGTACTTCGCCGCGTGCCGGGAGGAATATGACGCCGTGATCCACTTCACGATCTCGAGCGACATGTCCGCCTGCTACCAGAACGCCTGCATCGCGGCGCAGGAGTTTACGAACGTCTACCCCGTGGACTCGCGCAACCTCTCGACCGGCATCGGCCACCTGGTGCTCGACGCGGCCGAGATGGCCGAACAGGGCATGGACGCGGCCGACATCGCATCGGCGCTGGAGAAAAAGCGCGAGAAGCTCGATGTCAGCTTCGTGATCGACACGCTGGAGTATCTCAAGCGCGGCGGCCGCTGCTCGGCGCTCGTGGCCATGAGCGCCAACCTCCTGCACCTCAAGCCGTGCATCGAGGTCAAGGACGGCAAGATGGGCGTCGGCCACAAGTACCGCGGCAAGCTCGAAAAGTGCTACGTGCAGTACATCGAGGAGCGGCTCAAGGGCCGCGACGACATCGACTGCCATCGCATCTTCATCACGGACTCCGGCTGTGACGAGGCCACGTGGCGGGAGCTCGAGCGTGTCGTGCGCGCGTGCCAGCCGTTCGAGGAGGTCATCCACACGCGGGCCGGCTGCACGGTGTCGAACCACTGCGGACCCGGCTGCATGGGCATTTTGTACTATCACAAGTAA